A region from the Marinitoga sp. 38H-ov genome encodes:
- a CDS encoding fibronectin type III domain-containing protein: protein MKWEISDNKKYTYDLYLGETNPPQLFGSNIPSNIYPLKLLKPSTTYYWKVVAKERINKYESPIWSFTTRDYYNGELIWVSIIKNSQKILYSDNYVINAYDNNIDIYNPYRDIVYNLKTDFKDILVNNDLLYILKNNSIEIYNFKSGKTVKSITLNKSYENIYLKKDNLILYSKNSIDVYDNNYKEILNLNFDNTIKNLYLLNNFFIVNLDNKIIIFDYSGKTIKEYKISANLIGLNSNFMLLKISDVLYVLSYDNQMYKIDDNVKYAHLNDNFIFIEKDQKLIIYNINTKKRNTIYLDFTFNKALFFENNIILIGDKIYCIDYSGNILWKQDFNAQTIKSNIITTDRNTIIFSLNDGTYNKIIELFENDLIDVSINLKSLDLKFENNIIPVIKDTKLPTPILLNPKNNEKISNFTTTLSWTLPEYDNESVTFEIQLKAITNGIMKNILLNNIKKNNILIQLEPNTKYFWKVIAIENNQRTESNWSTFFTDDLSFVFKRIKITNAQMIANAKIVNDIIYFTGYTQKENSLNLLYGQINTNFLNLKAWDFSNNKYGQAIDITNEGTILIGGFSAENEIRGDMLLYSLTSDGKVIWNSESGGSKRDSINDILYDDNYLYYIGTIGTDNMETNIQFAKYNLNGYRIWSRDFGGYELEFGSKVKRIDKYSFVLLGTTKSFGEGGYDYYIIKTNELGQKIWDLTIGTSKDDFASDILILTKNEYIILGTSFGDTLQPLISKIDSNGYKIFEKTIPFVNDVNLIKAVLYKNYIYSVGWFRYNNSIQRTGIITKFDINGNLIFAKTFDIDNQDTVFTDLIIKDNKFFLIGFSEYPEPNSRDIILIQTNEDYILNNFKEAK from the coding sequence TTGAAATGGGAGATTTCAGATAATAAAAAATATACATATGATTTGTATTTAGGGGAGACTAATCCTCCCCAATTGTTTGGTTCAAATATTCCTTCTAATATTTATCCATTAAAGCTGTTAAAACCTTCAACTACGTATTATTGGAAAGTTGTTGCAAAAGAGAGGATAAATAAATACGAAAGTCCAATTTGGTCCTTTACAACAAGAGATTATTATAATGGTGAATTAATTTGGGTTTCTATAATAAAAAATTCACAAAAAATCCTTTATTCAGATAATTATGTTATTAATGCATATGATAATAACATAGATATATATAATCCATATAGAGATATTGTATATAATTTAAAAACAGATTTTAAAGACATACTTGTAAATAATGATTTGTTATATATTTTAAAAAATAATTCTATTGAAATATATAACTTTAAAAGCGGCAAAACTGTAAAAAGTATTACTCTCAATAAATCATATGAAAATATATATTTAAAAAAAGACAATTTAATATTATACTCAAAAAATTCAATTGATGTATATGATAATAATTACAAAGAGATTTTAAATTTAAACTTCGACAATACTATTAAAAATCTTTATTTATTAAACAACTTTTTTATTGTTAATTTAGATAATAAAATTATTATTTTTGACTATTCTGGAAAAACAATAAAAGAATATAAAATATCAGCTAATCTTATTGGTTTAAATTCTAATTTTATGTTGTTAAAAATAAGTGATGTATTATATGTACTATCGTATGATAATCAAATGTATAAAATAGATGATAATGTAAAATATGCCCACTTAAATGATAATTTTATTTTTATAGAAAAAGATCAAAAATTAATTATATACAATATTAATACCAAAAAAAGAAATACTATATATTTAGATTTTACTTTTAATAAGGCTTTATTCTTTGAAAATAATATCATTTTAATTGGCGATAAAATATATTGTATAGATTATAGCGGAAACATATTATGGAAACAAGATTTTAACGCTCAAACTATTAAATCAAACATAATAACTACAGATAGAAATACTATTATTTTCTCATTAAATGATGGAACTTACAATAAAATAATAGAATTATTTGAAAATGATTTAATCGATGTTTCAATCAACTTAAAAAGTTTAGATTTGAAATTTGAAAACAATATAATACCTGTTATTAAAGATACCAAATTACCTACTCCTATACTTTTAAATCCAAAAAACAATGAAAAAATTTCTAATTTTACTACTACTTTAAGTTGGACATTACCTGAATATGACAATGAGTCAGTTACTTTTGAAATTCAATTAAAAGCAATAACTAATGGTATTATGAAAAATATATTATTAAACAATATTAAAAAAAATAATATATTAATACAATTAGAACCAAACACAAAATATTTTTGGAAGGTTATAGCTATTGAAAATAATCAAAGAACTGAAAGCAACTGGAGTACATTTTTTACAGATGATTTGTCTTTTGTCTTTAAAAGAATAAAAATAACAAACGCTCAAATGATAGCCAATGCAAAAATTGTTAATGATATTATATATTTTACAGGATATACTCAAAAAGAAAACAGTTTAAATCTATTATATGGACAAATTAATACTAATTTCTTGAATTTAAAAGCATGGGATTTTTCTAATAATAAATATGGGCAAGCAATAGACATAACAAATGAAGGCACTATTTTAATTGGCGGATTTTCTGCGGAAAATGAAATACGCGGAGATATGTTATTATACTCATTAACTTCTGATGGGAAGGTTATTTGGAACTCAGAAAGTGGTGGTTCTAAAAGAGATTCTATAAACGATATATTATATGATGATAACTATTTATATTATATTGGTACTATTGGCACTGATAATATGGAAACAAATATACAATTTGCAAAATATAATTTGAATGGATATAGAATTTGGTCAAGAGATTTTGGAGGTTATGAATTAGAGTTTGGAAGTAAAGTTAAAAGAATTGACAAATATTCATTTGTATTATTAGGTACCACTAAATCCTTTGGCGAAGGTGGCTATGACTATTATATTATCAAAACAAATGAATTGGGTCAAAAAATTTGGGATTTGACAATAGGAACTTCTAAAGATGATTTTGCATCTGATATATTAATTCTAACGAAAAATGAATATATTATTTTAGGAACATCTTTTGGAGATACATTACAACCTTTAATTTCAAAGATTGATAGTAACGGATATAAGATTTTTGAAAAAACAATTCCTTTTGTAAATGATGTGAATTTAATAAAGGCTGTATTATATAAAAATTATATATATTCTGTTGGTTGGTTTAGATATAATAACTCCATACAAAGAACTGGTATAATAACCAAATTTGATATAAATGGTAACTTAATCTTTGCTAAAACTTTTGATATAGATAATCAAGACACTGTATTTACAGATTTAATTATAAAAGATAATAAATTCTTTTTAATAGGTTTTTCTGAATATCCAGAACCAAATTCTAGAGATATAATTCTCATTCAAACAAATGAAGATTATATATTAAATAATTTTAAAGAGGCTAAGTGA
- a CDS encoding MFS transporter, protein MKRSFIFIIILISSLYINSISPLMTTFQETFNVTISQSSALPFTNTIGNIIFATIAGFIISTIGLRNSLISSFFFLILSILIFIFSNNFLGLILAMFFVGGGLGQVFSVTTSMYDHLDEKLQNYGLFHAFFGLGGIIGPLLVSLFLKFNLSYRNLFSTYLILISLLLLYIFITKKPENIKYESFSLSESFILIKKRIVIISLIMLMLYAGSEIGSITWAANLFKNSFNFTKESSAIFISLFWLFFTFGRVISDKLFYFFKEKTSFYLPIISSITLLILFFLKIPFIFAIYGLFLGPIFPATQKYLNAHLSHREVGLISGLVFAGTGIGSMIITTTMGFIADYNVIASYFLPCSILILIGMLSLIREGK, encoded by the coding sequence ATGAAAAGATCATTTATATTTATAATTATTCTTATTAGTTCATTATACATAAATTCAATTTCTCCTTTAATGACAACATTTCAAGAAACATTTAATGTTACTATATCTCAATCATCTGCACTTCCTTTTACAAATACTATTGGAAATATAATATTTGCTACTATTGCTGGATTTATTATTTCTACTATAGGATTGAGAAATAGTTTAATTTCATCATTTTTTTTCTTGATATTAAGTATATTAATTTTTATTTTTTCAAATAATTTTTTAGGTTTAATTCTTGCTATGTTTTTTGTTGGAGGTGGTTTGGGGCAAGTTTTTTCTGTTACTACTTCCATGTATGATCATTTAGATGAAAAATTACAGAATTATGGTTTATTTCATGCATTTTTTGGTTTAGGTGGAATAATCGGTCCTTTACTAGTTTCTCTTTTTTTAAAGTTTAATTTGAGTTATAGAAATTTATTTAGCACTTATTTAATATTAATATCATTGCTATTATTATATATATTTATAACTAAAAAACCTGAAAATATAAAATATGAATCTTTTTCATTATCTGAAAGTTTTATATTAATAAAAAAAAGAATTGTTATTATCTCATTAATAATGCTTATGTTATATGCAGGGTCTGAGATTGGAAGTATTACTTGGGCCGCTAATTTATTTAAAAATTCTTTTAATTTCACAAAAGAATCTTCTGCTATATTTATTAGTTTATTTTGGTTATTTTTTACTTTTGGTAGAGTAATTTCAGATAAATTATTTTATTTTTTCAAAGAAAAAACATCATTTTATTTGCCAATAATATCTTCTATTACATTATTAATATTATTTTTTTTGAAAATACCTTTTATATTTGCTATATACGGATTATTCTTGGGCCCCATTTTCCCAGCAACACAAAAATATTTAAATGCTCATTTATCTCATAGAGAAGTGGGATTAATATCAGGACTTGTATTTGCAGGAACTGGAATTGGTTCTATGATTATCACAACAACAATGGGATTTATTGCTGATTATAATGTTATAGCCAGTTATTTTTTACCATGTTCTATACTAATATTAATTGGTATGCTATCATTAATAAGAGAAGGTAAGTAA